One stretch of Nicotiana tabacum cultivar K326 chromosome 18, ASM71507v2, whole genome shotgun sequence DNA includes these proteins:
- the LOC107774106 gene encoding putative UPF0481 protein At3g02645: MALDPIVTSNSSARRWTERISNALKKEVAIDLNLLPPVCVLQVPKTLSDQKPEAYTPQLIGMGPYHHLRPDLYQMERYKLAAIKEILEPAQILNFKHLLIDKLRENDLVVRACHNRFMDIDEETLAWIVAIDGLFLLNILRSSYDNVHDHQEIIDTIFTRDLMMLENQIPFFVLKQIRKFLCLSSPEDREDSELVSMFRRFCEMHSPLALPTNDHSKKVQGTQPFHLLDLMYRLILNDRVDYASIPMEMPAIIIKHDNINEEEDDGDHQDRDTHGGIIHNFETILEVVENIGPRNVQKIVKPIDQVVANMPWSTISGLFRKGTQRNEDKENEMITIPSASRLWHCARIRCSPIHEGISRIKFEQAASTLYLPVITVNAGSEVILRNLVIYEAAMSKSKLEFARYINLMNGIADTAENVRLLKQNGVIKGDLTDNEVACLFSTMQMSFVRSSRSSNVEIAMEEVNKYYDQMLIVRAHRGLKKNIYLSWKFLTAALSISVVLLLIFQTFCSLYGCHNVWGNRK, from the coding sequence ATGGCATTGGATCCAATTGTTACCTCAAATTCAAGCGCCAGGAGATGGACAGAACGCATAAGCAATGCCCTGAAGAAAGAAGTTGCCATTGACTTAAATCTTCTTCCTCCTGTCTGTGTTCTTCAGGTGCCCAAAACACTAAGTGACCAAAAACCAGAAGCCTATACTCCTCAACTCATTGGCATGGGACCATATCACCATTTAAGGCCAGACCTATATCAAATGGAAAGGTACAAACTTGCTGCCATTAAGGAGATTCTTGAACCAgctcaaatcctcaatttcaaGCACCTCTTGATCGACAAACTGAGAGAAAATGACCTCGTTGTTCGTGCTTGTCATAACCGGTTCATGGACATAGATGAGGAGACTTTAGCTTGGATAGTAGCCATAGATGGTCTGTTCTTGCTTAACATCCTTCGTTCATCGTATGACAATGTGCATGATCATCAGGAGATTATTGACACCATTTTCACCCGAGACCTCATGAtgctcgagaaccaaatcccttTTTTTGTCTTGAAGCAAATCAGAAAGTTTCTCTGTCTATCTTCCCCTGAGGATAGAGAAGATAGCGAGTTAGTTTCCATGTTTAGGCGCTTTTGTGAAATGCATTCCCCACTTGCTTTGCCTACAAATGATCACTCTAAAAAAGTTCAAGGAACTCAGCCTTTTCACTTGCTTGATCTTATGTATCGTTTAATCCTAAATGATCGTGTAGATTATGCTTCTATTCCAATGGAAATGCCAGCCATCATTATCAAACATGACAAtataaatgaagaagaagatgatggtgATCATCAAGATCGAGATACACATGGAGGCATCATTCACAACTTCGAAACAATCTTGGAGGTCGTGGAGAATATAGGTCCCAGAAACGTGCAAAAAATTGTAAAGCCCATCGACCAGGTTGTAGCAAACATGCCATGGTCCACGATTTCCGGGCTATTTAGGAAAGGTACGCAAAGAAATGAAGACAAAGAGAATGAGATGATCACCATCCCATCAGCATCCCGATTATGGCATTGTGCGAGAATCAGATGCAGCCCCATCCATGAGGGTATCAGTAGGATTAAATTTGAACAAGCTGCTTCAACTTTGTACCTTCCTGTGATCACTGTGAATGCTGGTTCAGAAGTCATACTTAGAAACTTGGTGATCTATGAAGCTGCCATGTCCAAATCCAAGCTCGAATTTGCCAGATACATCAATCTAATGAATGGGATTGCAGATACTGCTGAGAATGTGAGGTTGCTAAAGCAAAATGGTGTTATCAAAGGGGATTTGACTGATAATGAAGTTGCCTGTTTGTTCAGTACTATGCAAATGTCATTTGTGAGGTCTAGTAGAAGTTCTAATGTGGAGATTGCCATGGAGGAAGTCAACAAGTATTATGACCAGATGCTAATAGTTAGGGCTCATAGAGGGTTGAAGAAAAACATCTACCTTTCTTGGAAATTTTTGACTGCTGCTTTGTCCATTTCCGTTGTGTTGCTGCTAATTTTCCAAACATTTTGCTCTTTATATGGCTGCCACAATGTT